Part of the Sorghum bicolor cultivar BTx623 chromosome 1, Sorghum_bicolor_NCBIv3, whole genome shotgun sequence genome, GAATATGGTGGGGGAAAACACAAAAGAAAGGTTCCATGACTCGGAACCAAACATCAGGCAAAAAATCTCTCTTGTTTACGTGGTTTTGTTCGTCTacttgtaaaataaaaaatcggATGGTTTTGTGCGAAATGAGATTTTTCTTCCGGTGTTCCAGTGGCCTGCttcttgtatgtatatatgattgagattttcttttgcttttgagATTTGAACTGACGATTAGCTTGTTGTGATGAATTTGCTTTTCTATGTGATGAATTTGCTTTATCTTGTTGGTGACTCATCAGGCGGCGAGACGACATATATGGCTAGGCTCATCCACCGCCGCTCATCCCATCGTCATGTCATGTCTCCGCCGACGGCGCCATGCTCGAGCCCAACCCAAGCAAGcgagcctgctgctgctgctgtataTTCATCCCCTGTACTAATTAATAATTGTCGTATCGATCGGATGCTGCTGTTTTGCCTGGACAGAGCACGCGATCGAGTGCATGCATGTTTTGTCTGTGACTGTGATGCACTGCCGCGCGCACTGGTACGCGGTCCTTAGTATGCTCGATCCATCCAACGGACGGATCGGACGTCACGCCCATCACCGTCTTTGTAAAACACGAGACATTACATGCATGCCTGGGCTCATCATCTCATGGCCTGGCCGCCTGGCAACAAAATGAAGCAAGTGTAATAATAAGCTctgtaataaataaataaataaaaaaaaaacagcatacacatgcatgaagtttcTTTCGATGATCCGTCACATACACATCATGGACAAATCAGCCAAAAATACGTCTGAAATGGCAAAAAAGAAACCTGTTTATTCCTTTCGAAACAGTGTCGTGATAAGCTAATCTGAACATAAGAGTATATGCCATTGCATTTCCCAAGGCTTAATTAGAGCACAGTGTCAGTGGTCAGTTGATGAATATATGCTCCAAGAATGTTCAGTCTCCATGCATACTTTGTCCAAATATATTCGTTGCACCACAATGTGTCATCTGGTGAAATCATTAATAGACCAATAGCAGATCCTCTCACATACTCAACTGACAAGTTTTACAGCTTCTGTTCCCGAAACAAGTATATCTTCAACGAATGGAATGGTCTTCCATACTTTCAATCCTAGTGGCAGTCTGCCGTTTCCAGAATCTGCAACATGTAAACAGTATGTGAATGAAAGAACAGGATTACAGAGCAATTTGTGTGCAATATTCCAATTACAAACCTGAACTTGTTGAGTCATCCTCTGTACAGATTGCCATGTAATGAGAACTATTTAGCTCAGCAACTGCAAATTGCCAATTCTCGGACAGACAGTCACAGCTAGAGTCAGAATCATTGAATGCTTTTGGTGCCTGGAAACTCCAAAGGATTGAAGACAAATCAGAATTTTCCTTGCTTTCTTAGGCAACAAGACTTAATTAAGTTGCGTTTTTGGACCAGTTGAGCTTGTAAGTGTGGCTACATAAGAACACGATACTTTTGCTTCGAAAATTGTACAACACCAACCAAGAATCAGGAAAAAAGACAAGCACACACAAAGGATCCATAGATGAGGTTTTTCAGTGTGTTACCAAGAGTGAAAAAGAATCCATAGAAATTTGCAAGTACTTGGGGACCAGTCCACCAAAAATTATACTGATCAGTTCCATACATGCAAGTACTATAAGAATCCCCTTCAGGCCAAAGGTAAACAATATTGGTTTATACTAAATTTCTAATCCCTACCTACCTCACATGTTGGAAAATATAGAGCTGATCTTAGCAAACCCTTAAAACCTTGAGAACCCTGCCCCCCGCCCCCTGCCCACAGGCTCACACCCACACACACACCCCACCCCCTCTTCACAAACACATGACATTGTACCCATTGGGAGGTTGGCTGCTCATAACATTCGTTTCCCTTGTCTTAAATCCCCATGCTGACATGGTAGCACTATTCCTGAACGCCCACAAAAAAAATTGTTGTCTGGCTATTTTTGGCTGCGATAAGATTATGTCCAAATGCATAGCAAATATAACTTTGGAGAGTCCCCTTAGCACACATCAAAGATGACAAGCATGAGTGCAAAGAGGAAAAACAGCATACCACAGAAATTTTGATTCTGTTATTTGCTGCCAAGATGATCGAGAATTTGTTGAAAGGAGCGCCTGAAAACCCCCTTCCGAGAGCTTTTACATATGCTTCCTACAAAATTAAAGACACCAATGATACATGTAAGTAAAATTGTTATTTCAACTTGTAAGTCTCTGATTTAGGTAGGAACTGTTGACTAAGAAATCCAATGAGGATTTAAATGAATTAGATCAAAGGTGTATGACAAGGTGTGATCCTTCAAAAATAACTCATGAAATGCCCTTCCGTGCTACCCTCATGTCTCCTTGGTCCTAGTACGCTTTAAGTGGTAGGTGACTAGTTCAGTTAAGAATCTTAAACTTTGCATAAGAAAAGTACCACTGATCGGTGTTCTAAATAATCGTAATGCAAAAAACACATATCAATTGCTTAAGAAAGTTCACTAACTTTAAGAGTCCATAGTTTTATGAACTCCTTTTGCTGACCATCAGGATCTGGAATTTTAGCTAGATAATCAATTTCAGATGGGGTGAAATAACGGCGAGCAAGAGATAGAATATTCTTGGCTGTCTTTCGTTTCTTGTCTTCAACATCAATGCCAATCTGAGATAGACAAAAAAAACAGTAGTATTGATTGCATAACTTCCACAGCAACAGAAGTATGGACATTTCTGGTTCTATAATTTATGAGCCAATAATAAAAAGGAACATACAGGAGCATCCATGGTTATGCCACAGGCAATCAAAGAAGATGTGTGTGAAATATTGAAATGCAAAGGCCATTCCATCCTGCTGTCATCAGATTGCCACAGTATCTGTTTAAGCATGGCAACAAACAAAAGCAATTTGAGCTTAAAACTGCAGAAAAAGTGTACTGTAAACTTAGCTTCTAACCTCTTACCTCAGGTTTGCCAAACTTGTTTTTCTTAAACTCAAATGATCTTGGATCAACTTTACAATCTGTATCTAGTCTAGTCAAAAGAAATCAACAGCAACCACATCAGTAATCCTATAGTGATATACAACACTGTACAAAACAATAGTAACAACTAGCAAGACCATACTACTAAAGTCCCAAGCTCAAACACTGAGTGCATTTAAACTTCCATGAGGCGAGTTTAATGGCAGAATGGTAGTGCTCAATCCACTATCTTTAGGGCTGCTAATTTGATGCACtgccttcttttgtattattctGGAAAGTTGGTACATGAATTAGAGAACCAATGAAATTTGCATTTGTCCCCACACACAGGAACATTGTCCAGATAATCCCCTAAGCTAATTTTGTGTTCAAGTGACCCTCCAGATATTTCAGTAGGTCAAACTCACCCCTTaataagatttttttttctccatGTACAAGTTGAGTTTTAAGTTTAAATTTTGTAGGCTGAAAGAGAACATCATAAGTTTTAAGTTTCGattttaaatttaaattttttgaaCATAGGTTACTATGTTCTCTATCTCTACAAAATTTGAACTTAAAAGTCACCTTGTACATGGAGAAACAAGACATATGAATCTTATTAAGGGGTGGACTGAACCAACTGAAGTACCCAGATGGGTAAGTTGAACACAAAAATTACTTTAGGGGTTATCTGGATAACTTTCCTGTGCGGAGGGAGTAATTTGGACCTTTTCCTTTCAGGAATATGTATCAAGAGAATGAGAATATGATAGTACAACAAACACACACACGCACGCACACATCAAAGGACAGATAGTTTTCCATGTCATTATGAATAACAAGTTCACAACAGCATAGCCCAAGATTTACTGAACACTGGTGCCACCACCATGGGAAAAATTGTATATCCTTTTATCATAACTGATATACAGTAAATCTAGTAgtttatttaatactttaagaAACCATGATAACAAAACTACATAGCAAACACTAAATGGTAATATCACACATGGAAATTTAAAACGAGATGCAACATTAAATTCAATAAGTGGTAGATTGTTTCATACATCTCGAGAGGGTGGTGCGCACCAGTGCACGGGACAGCACAGCACCTTTCTGCAACTTTTCCCCGTTCATTGACAAAGCAGTCTTCCTTTCAGAAGGGGAAAGGAGCTCCGTGTACATCTTCAGTAGGGAGGCATCATTCAACTCATCAGGCAAAAGATACCAAACATGCACCTCTCTGCGACAAATTGAGTCATAATTAGTGTACTCAGTGCCTTGATGCGCCACATCACAATTACAAGAAAAGGATAATTAACTGTTTTTAAGTGCAAAGCGCATGAATTATATTCTTGTAAATTCCAGTATTTAGTCCAACTCGGAGAAAAAC contains:
- the LOC8059506 gene encoding uncharacterized protein LOC8059506 isoform X2, with the protein product MRHRLLRRAMPIPPPPQSPRTPGVAGGRLFASLPLPPPLQSRREVHVWYLLPDELNDASLLKMYTELLSPSERKTALSMNGEKLQKGAVLSRALVRTTLSRYCKVDPRSFEFKKNKFGKPEILWQSDDSRMEWPLHFNISHTSSLIACGITMDAPIGIDVEDKKRKTAKNILSLARRYFTPSEIDYLAKIPDPDGQQKEFIKLWTLKEAYVKALGRGFSGAPFNKFSIILAANNRIKISVAPKAFNDSDSSCDCLSENWQFAVAELNSSHYMAICTEDDSTSSDSGNGRLPLGLKVWKTIPFVEDILVSGTEAVKLVS
- the LOC8059506 gene encoding uncharacterized protein LOC8059506 isoform X1 translates to MRHRLLRRAMPIPPPPQSPRTPGVAGGRLFASLPLPPPLQSRREVHVWYLLPDELNDASLLKMYTELLSPSERKTALSMNGEKLQKGAVLSRALVRTTLSRYTDCKVDPRSFEFKKNKFGKPEILWQSDDSRMEWPLHFNISHTSSLIACGITMDAPIGIDVEDKKRKTAKNILSLARRYFTPSEIDYLAKIPDPDGQQKEFIKLWTLKEAYVKALGRGFSGAPFNKFSIILAANNRIKISVAPKAFNDSDSSCDCLSENWQFAVAELNSSHYMAICTEDDSTSSDSGNGRLPLGLKVWKTIPFVEDILVSGTEAVKLVS